From Qipengyuania soli:
CCCTCGCGCGCCCAGCCGCGCTCGAAGACATTGTGCCAGACAGTGAACAGCGTTTCGGGGATCGCAGCCGCTTCAGCCATGTCCATACCGTGCGGCACGTGAAGGCAGTGCGCCGCATTGGCGAGGCAATATTCCGCATAACCCCCACCCGAAACCAGCGCGCAGACGCGGCGGTTGAGCATCTCCGGCTGCACGCCCTTGCCGACGGCGACGACCGTGCCCGACACCTCAAGACCCGGAATGGGCGAGGCTCCCGGCGGCGGCGGATAGAACCCCTGGCGCTGGATCACGTCGGGCCGGTTCACCCCCGCCCAGGCGACCCTGATCAGCAACTGGTTCTCGCCCGGTTCGGGTAGCGGCAATTCCTCGGGGCGAAAGACATCGGGACCGCCCGGGGCATCGAACCCCATAGCAGTCATGGTAGCGGGCAATTCTGCGGCCAATTTGCGTCCCCTGCGTCTTGCGCGTCGAACATGCGTGGCACGGCTGCCACGGCGGGGGGCAATAGCGGGAGCCCCCGTTGACAGCAACCGGGGAGAATTGCGAGATTGCCCGCAATGGAAGACGACGACCGTCCACGCCCCCGGGGTGACGCTGCGAGCAAGCTCGCCGCAGAGGACCTCGGCCCCTATTCGCAAGACGAGCTGGAACAGCGCATCGCCTTGCTTGAAGCCGAGATCGCTCGCGTCGAAAAGCATCGCCTTTCGGCTGCCGCGCATCGCGATGCGGCTGAAGCCTTGTTCGGGCGAAAGGATTAGTTGGCTGTGCGGGGGCTGCAATCATCCGCATCGCCCACCATATCGGCCACATATCCATCCACGCATACAGCTTTGGTCAACCTTGCCGGCCTAGGCTGCTACTGTCTCGCCTCTCGCGAGTCCCCTTAGGAAGACCGTAAATGCCAAGCTTTGCAGCAAACCTCGAGAAGACCCTCCACGCAGCGCTCAGCGACGCGGGCGAGCGTCGGCACGAATATGCCACGCTCGAACATTTGCTGCTTGCTTTGATTGATGACGAGGATGCGGCGCAGGTCATGACCGCCTGTGGCGTCGACCTCGACGAACTTGGCGGCGTGGTGCGCCAGTATCTCGAACAGGAATACCAGTCGCTGAAGTCGGACGATTCCAGCGATCCGCAGCCGACCGCCGGATTCCAGCGGGTGATCCAGCGCGCGATCCTGCATGTCCAGTCCTCGGGCAAGGACACGGTAACCGGCGCGAATGTTCTGGTTGCCCTTTTCTCCGAACGCGACAGCTATGCGGTCTATTTCCTCCAGCAGCAGGACATGAGCCGCCTCGATGCAGTGAGCTTCATCAGCCACGGCATCGGCAAGGGCGGCAAGCAGATCGAGAGCCGCCCGCCGCAGGGTGCCGAAGAGGCCCAGGCCGAGACCGAGGAAAAGGGCGACGCCAAGGGCAAGAAGGAAACCGCGCTCGACCAGTTCACCGTCAATCTGAACAAGAAGGCGGAAGACGGCAAGGTCGACCCGCTGATCGGCCGCGGACCGGAAGTCGATCGTACGATCCAGATCCTCTGCCGTCGCTCGAAGAACAACCCGCTCTATGTTGGCGATCCCGGTGTCGGCAAGACCGCGATTGCGGAAGGTCTGGCACGCAAGATCGTCGAGGGCGAGGTGCCCGAAGTGCTGCAGAACGCGGTGATCTACTCGCTCGACATGGGCGCGCTGCTTGCCGGCACGCGCTATCGCGGCGACTTCGAGGAACGCCTCAAGCAGGTCGTCAACGAGCTTGAGGGCATGCCCGACGCGGTGCTCTTCATTGACGAAATACATACGGTGATTGGCGCCGGTGCGACGAGCGGTGGGGCGATGGACGCGTCGAACCTGCTCAAGCCCGCTCTGTCGAGCGGCGCGATCCGCTGCATCGGCTCGACCACCTACAAGGAATTCCGCAACCACTTCGAGAAGGATCGCGCCCTGCTGCGCCGGTTCCAGAAGATCGACGTGAACGAGCCGACGGTCGAAGACACGATCAAGATTCTCAAGGGCCTCAAGAGCGCCTTCGAGAACCACCACAAGGTCACCTACACCGCCGATGCACTGAAGACCGCGGTCGAGCTGTCGGCGCGGTACATCAACGACCGCAAGCTGCCCGATAAGGCGATCGACGTGATCGACGAAGTCGGCGCGATGCAGATGCTGGTGCCGCCGAGCCGTCGCAAGAAGAAGATCACCGCCCGCGAGATCGAGGCGGTCATCGCGACCATGGCGCGGATCCCGCCCAAGTCGGTAAGCAGCGACGACAAGAAGGCGCTCGAGAACCTCGAACGCGACCTCAAGCACGTCGTCTTCGGCCAGGACGCTGCGGTCGAGAAACTGTCGACCGCGATGAAATTGAGCCGCGCGGGCCTGCGCGACCCGGACAAGCCGATCGGCTCGTTCCTGTTCAGCGGCCCGACCGGCGTCGGCAAGACCGAAGTCGCGCGCCAGCTCGCCAGCATCATGGGCATCGAACTGAAGCGCTTCGACATGTCCGAGTACATGGAGCGCCACAGCGTGTCCCGCCTGATCGGCGCGCCTCCGGGCTATGTCGGTTACGACCAGGGCGGCCTGCTGACCGACGCTATCGACCAGAACCCGCATTGCGTCCTGCTGCTCGACGAGATCGAGAAGGCGCATCCGGACCTGTTCAACATCCTGCTGCAGGTGATGGATAACGGGCGCCTGACCGATCACCACGGCAAGACGGTCGATTTCCGCAATGTCGTCCTCATCATGACCACCAATGCCGGCGCGGCAGACATGGCACGGCAGGGAATCGGTTTCGGCGACGTGAGCAAGGAGGATGCGAGCGAGGAGGCGGTGAAGCGCATGTTCACCCCCGAATTCCGCAACCGCCTCGATGCCGTGGTGCCGTTCAGCTACCTCGCCAAGAACACCGTCGCCCGCGTGGTCGACAAGTTCATCCTCCAGCTCGAATTGCAGCTCGCCGAACAGAACGTCGACATCCAGTTCGACAAGGAGGCGCGCACCTGGCTGGGCGACAAGGGTTACGACAGGCTCTACGGCGCCCGCCCGATGGCGCGATTGATCCAGGAGAAGATCAAGCAGCCGCTGGCCGAGGAATTGCTGTTCGGCAAGCTTGCCGACGGCGGCGAGGTTCAGGTCACGATCAAGGACGGCAAGCCCTCCTTCGAACTTACCCCCGCTCCTCCCAAGGCGAAGCCGGCGAGAAGGAAGGCCGTCGCAAAGAAGAAACCTGCGCCGAAGAAGCCGGCCGCAGACACCAGTGAGGGCGAAGCCAAAAAATAGGCCGCGTCTCTACCGCACGAAACCAAGGGGCGACTTCGGTCGCCCTTTTTTTGTCGTTCAACCGAAGATACTTGAGCGCCTTTGGCCTTCCCCTTACCCAGTCAGTGAACAAGAGGGGCACTTGAATGACTGTTTTGCGGGTGGAAAACCTCACCAAGCGGTTCGATGGCGTGCTGGCGGTGGACGATCTCACCTTCGCGGTCGAACCCGGCGAGATCTTCGGCTTTCTGGGCGGCAATGGCGCGGGCAAGACCACTACCCTGC
This genomic window contains:
- a CDS encoding DUF1192 domain-containing protein, producing MEDDDRPRPRGDAASKLAAEDLGPYSQDELEQRIALLEAEIARVEKHRLSAAAHRDAAEALFGRKD
- the clpA gene encoding ATP-dependent Clp protease ATP-binding subunit ClpA, with amino-acid sequence MPSFAANLEKTLHAALSDAGERRHEYATLEHLLLALIDDEDAAQVMTACGVDLDELGGVVRQYLEQEYQSLKSDDSSDPQPTAGFQRVIQRAILHVQSSGKDTVTGANVLVALFSERDSYAVYFLQQQDMSRLDAVSFISHGIGKGGKQIESRPPQGAEEAQAETEEKGDAKGKKETALDQFTVNLNKKAEDGKVDPLIGRGPEVDRTIQILCRRSKNNPLYVGDPGVGKTAIAEGLARKIVEGEVPEVLQNAVIYSLDMGALLAGTRYRGDFEERLKQVVNELEGMPDAVLFIDEIHTVIGAGATSGGAMDASNLLKPALSSGAIRCIGSTTYKEFRNHFEKDRALLRRFQKIDVNEPTVEDTIKILKGLKSAFENHHKVTYTADALKTAVELSARYINDRKLPDKAIDVIDEVGAMQMLVPPSRRKKKITAREIEAVIATMARIPPKSVSSDDKKALENLERDLKHVVFGQDAAVEKLSTAMKLSRAGLRDPDKPIGSFLFSGPTGVGKTEVARQLASIMGIELKRFDMSEYMERHSVSRLIGAPPGYVGYDQGGLLTDAIDQNPHCVLLLDEIEKAHPDLFNILLQVMDNGRLTDHHGKTVDFRNVVLIMTTNAGAADMARQGIGFGDVSKEDASEEAVKRMFTPEFRNRLDAVVPFSYLAKNTVARVVDKFILQLELQLAEQNVDIQFDKEARTWLGDKGYDRLYGARPMARLIQEKIKQPLAEELLFGKLADGGEVQVTIKDGKPSFELTPAPPKAKPARRKAVAKKKPAPKKPAADTSEGEAKK